One genomic region from Candidatus Hydrogenedens sp. encodes:
- a CDS encoding D-lyxose/D-mannose family sugar isomerase, with translation MLSKDKIDYYCKNVIELLNKAQIVITKDEEDKIEIAEFGLGRFEEIGLAIITYVNNERYCAKELIMFPWMICPEHKHPPVENDPGKMETFRCRWGKVYLYTEGEPTRHPKAKIPEDKQDYFTVWHEIELHPGEQYTLPPNTLHWFQAGEEGAIISEFSSTSRDESDIFTDPFIIRVDKGQIVK, from the coding sequence ATGTTGTCAAAGGATAAGATTGATTATTATTGTAAGAATGTTATTGAGCTATTAAATAAGGCTCAAATAGTTATAACTAAGGATGAAGAGGATAAAATTGAAATTGCTGAATTTGGATTAGGGCGATTTGAGGAAATAGGATTGGCAATTATTACCTATGTTAATAATGAACGGTATTGTGCTAAAGAATTGATTATGTTCCCGTGGATGATATGTCCAGAACATAAACATCCACCTGTTGAAAATGACCCTGGGAAAATGGAAACTTTTCGTTGTCGTTGGGGTAAAGTGTATTTATATACAGAAGGAGAACCAACAAGACATCCTAAAGCAAAAATACCAGAAGATAAACAAGATTATTTTACGGTTTGGCATGAAATAGAGTTACATCCGGGTGAGCAGTACACACTACCACCGAACACATTACATTGGTTCCAAGCAGGAGAAGAAGGAGCAATTATATCCGAATTTTCAAGTACCAGTCGAGATGAATCGGATATATTTACAGACCCATTTATAATAAGAGTTGACAAAGGACAAATCGTTAAATGA
- a CDS encoding NADH-ubiquinone oxidoreductase-F iron-sulfur binding region domain-containing protein, giving the protein MCDGSGCGGALESGLRFQFEMKLAESGLKPDEVWLTHIGCLGFCTIREKKEQTVQVMVRPDNVIYKLKTIKDAEEIIENHFKEGKVVQHLVVKEKPISQRFYNLYGDVAFFNKQTRVALRNAGVVNPENIYDYIHYKGFLALKEVLEKDDPEWVVKQITESKLRGRGGGGFPTGMKWSSARKAKEKIRYIICNADEGDPGAFMDRSMLESDPFSIVEGMIIGGFAIGAQKGYFYIRAEYPLAVERINNAIEECRRHNLLGQNILGSTFNFDLEIRLGAGAFVCGEETALIHSIEGERGQPRVRPPYPTESGLWGKPTVINNVETFANVPPIIVYGPEWFSQIGTSRSGGTKVFALAGKIQRTGLVEVPMGTTLRNIVYGVGGGPAGGKKAKAIQTGGPAGGCIPEKYFDTPVDFDTLGKLGSIMGSGGMIVLDEDDCMVDVAKFYMEFCQDESCGKCTPCREGTKRILEILIRITEGKGTEEDLEKLERLAKLVKKSSLCGLGRAAPNPVLSTLTYFKEEYLAHVRDKKCPSRKCRSLIHYEIDPEKCVGCTMCAKNCPVQCITGERKEVHVIDIAKCIKCGRCFEVCRFKAVKKL; this is encoded by the coding sequence ATGTGTGACGGTTCTGGTTGTGGTGGTGCATTAGAGAGTGGTTTAAGGTTTCAATTTGAAATGAAACTTGCAGAATCTGGATTAAAACCTGATGAGGTATGGCTGACCCATATTGGTTGTTTAGGTTTTTGCACAATAAGAGAGAAAAAGGAACAAACAGTTCAGGTTATGGTTCGACCTGATAATGTTATATATAAGCTCAAAACTATAAAGGATGCAGAGGAAATTATAGAGAATCATTTTAAGGAAGGTAAAGTGGTTCAACATCTGGTTGTAAAAGAAAAGCCAATAAGTCAGAGGTTTTATAATTTATATGGAGATGTAGCATTCTTTAATAAACAAACACGTGTGGCTTTACGAAATGCAGGTGTTGTAAATCCGGAAAACATATATGATTATATTCATTATAAAGGATTCCTTGCATTAAAGGAAGTCTTAGAAAAAGACGATCCTGAATGGGTAGTGAAACAAATAACGGAATCCAAATTGAGGGGGAGAGGTGGAGGTGGTTTCCCCACAGGTATGAAGTGGTCAAGTGCACGTAAAGCAAAAGAGAAAATCCGTTATATTATTTGCAATGCGGATGAAGGTGACCCTGGTGCATTTATGGACCGTAGTATGTTAGAGTCCGACCCATTTAGTATAGTTGAGGGGATGATAATAGGGGGTTTTGCTATAGGGGCACAAAAAGGTTATTTTTATATTCGTGCGGAGTATCCTTTAGCGGTAGAACGAATAAATAACGCTATTGAAGAGTGTAGAAGACATAATTTATTAGGGCAAAACATATTAGGTAGTACTTTTAATTTTGATCTTGAAATCCGTTTAGGTGCAGGAGCCTTTGTATGTGGTGAGGAAACTGCTTTAATTCACTCTATAGAAGGGGAACGTGGCCAACCTCGTGTTAGACCTCCTTATCCGACAGAGAGTGGACTATGGGGCAAACCTACGGTAATTAATAATGTAGAGACCTTTGCTAACGTTCCGCCTATCATTGTTTACGGACCTGAATGGTTTTCACAGATAGGGACAAGTCGAAGTGGAGGGACAAAAGTATTTGCACTTGCTGGAAAAATTCAGAGGACTGGGCTTGTGGAAGTTCCCATGGGCACAACATTACGGAATATAGTATATGGGGTAGGAGGGGGACCTGCGGGAGGTAAAAAAGCCAAAGCCATACAAACTGGAGGACCTGCGGGTGGTTGTATACCTGAAAAATATTTTGATACCCCTGTAGATTTTGATACGTTAGGGAAATTAGGTTCAATCATGGGTAGTGGCGGTATGATTGTATTGGACGAGGATGATTGCATGGTTGATGTGGCAAAATTCTATATGGAATTTTGTCAGGATGAATCTTGTGGCAAATGCACACCTTGTAGAGAGGGAACTAAACGGATATTAGAAATTCTTATCAGAATTACAGAAGGAAAAGGCACAGAGGAAGATTTAGAAAAGTTAGAGCGACTTGCCAAGTTAGTTAAAAAATCATCTCTATGCGGATTGGGTAGAGCAGCACCTAACCCTGTATTGAGTACTTTAACCTATTTTAAGGAAGAATACTTAGCCCATGTCAGAGATAAAAAATGTCCATCTCGGAAGTGTCGTTCACTGATTCATTATGAAATAGATCCAGAGAAATGTGTGGGTTGCACAATGTGTGCTAAGAATTGTCCTGTGCAATGTATTACAGGGGAGCGAAAAGAAGTGCATGTGATTGATATTGCAAAATGTATCAAATGTGGTAGATGCTTTGAAGTTTGTAGATTTAAAGCTGTGAAAAAACTTTAA
- a CDS encoding SAM-dependent chlorinase/fluorinase translates to MEKIKHITLLTDFGNKDPYVAEIKGVLFSALPNISIIDLSHEISPQNIIEGALFLERMWEYWQIPSIHIAIIDPGVGTERRILLIHENQKFLICPDNGVATFVIKNKHAEARHVTYFETANQLISNTFHGRDIMAPLAIQLARGGNCEDFGHIVDDFQLIHIPCVDIKDNYIYGEVIHIDHFGNAVTNIKREHLQGCTPLYARIKGGLKKIPFSSSYGKVCIGQALCLFGSGNRLEIAVNCGSAEKQLKVKIGTKILLILNRD, encoded by the coding sequence ATGGAAAAAATAAAACATATTACATTGCTTACTGACTTTGGAAATAAGGACCCTTACGTTGCCGAGATAAAAGGGGTGTTGTTTTCTGCATTACCAAATATATCTATAATTGATTTGTCTCATGAAATTAGTCCACAAAATATAATAGAAGGGGCTTTATTTTTAGAACGAATGTGGGAATATTGGCAAATACCTTCGATCCACATAGCAATAATAGATCCAGGGGTAGGAACGGAGCGAAGGATTTTATTAATTCATGAAAATCAAAAGTTTTTGATATGTCCTGACAATGGTGTGGCAACATTTGTAATAAAGAACAAACATGCAGAGGCTCGTCATGTAACATATTTTGAAACTGCCAATCAACTTATAAGCAATACATTTCATGGTAGGGATATTATGGCACCTCTTGCTATTCAGTTAGCCAGAGGTGGAAATTGTGAGGACTTTGGACACATTGTTGATGATTTTCAGCTTATTCACATTCCTTGTGTTGATATAAAAGATAATTATATCTATGGTGAAGTAATACATATAGACCATTTTGGTAATGCTGTTACGAATATAAAGAGAGAACATTTACAGGGTTGTACTCCTTTATACGCAAGGATAAAAGGTGGTTTAAAAAAGATTCCTTTTTCGTCAAGTTATGGAAAAGTATGTATAGGACAAGCATTATGTTTATTTGGAAGTGGAAATCGCTTAGAAATAGCAGTAAACTGTGGTTCTGCGGAAAAACAACTTAAAGTAAAAATAGGTACTAAGATATTACTTATATTAAATAGAGATTAA
- a CDS encoding response regulator, with amino-acid sequence MADKVLANKKILILEDEPDISNSLKFLFEAEGAKVLTSEYAYKALALAEKEMPDLCIFDVMLPDESGIQLYVEFKSHPFLCKIPIVFLSGVNAYELGNSWTAERIANEYDVPPPNSFIDKPFNSDDLLNVIKKILEKSCI; translated from the coding sequence ATGGCGGACAAAGTGTTAGCAAACAAAAAAATATTAATATTAGAAGATGAGCCTGATATTTCTAATTCTCTAAAATTTTTATTTGAGGCGGAAGGAGCAAAAGTGCTTACATCTGAATATGCCTATAAGGCGTTAGCACTTGCGGAGAAAGAAATGCCAGATTTATGTATTTTTGATGTTATGCTTCCAGACGAAAGTGGAATACAGTTATATGTCGAATTTAAATCCCATCCTTTCTTGTGTAAAATTCCTATAGTCTTTCTATCAGGTGTCAACGCTTATGAGTTAGGTAATAGCTGGACTGCAGAGAGAATTGCTAATGAATATGATGTCCCTCCTCCCAACAGTTTCATAGATAAGCCATTTAATTCTGACGATTTACTTAATGTTATCAAAAAAATATTAGAAAAAAGTTGTATATAA
- a CDS encoding 6-phosphogluconolactonase yields the protein MFGLNVCSTYEEVCRNAFEQVVLSVGKNPKALICVATGESPIGVYRLFPEHSELFRNIKILKLDEWGGIKPNDPSTCETYIKENIIQPLGINDKQLLGFRSDAGNPEDECERIKSIINQYNGIDVCILGVGVDGHIGLNYPADTIIPEAHIVPAHYLTHSMLNKAQEKPTHGYTLGFKEILNSKEIILIVKGTSKKETLKLLLKGEITTHFPASLLLLSKNFTVYCDKDAYGE from the coding sequence ATGTTTGGTTTAAACGTATGTTCCACATACGAAGAAGTATGCAGAAATGCATTTGAACAGGTAGTTTTATCAGTAGGCAAAAATCCTAAAGCATTAATTTGCGTTGCAACGGGAGAAAGTCCTATTGGGGTTTATCGTTTATTTCCCGAGCACTCTGAATTATTTAGAAACATAAAAATATTAAAGTTGGATGAATGGGGTGGAATAAAACCTAATGACCCGTCTACATGTGAAACATATATAAAAGAGAATATCATCCAACCACTTGGAATAAATGACAAACAACTGTTAGGATTTCGAAGTGATGCGGGAAATCCTGAAGATGAATGTGAACGTATAAAAAGTATAATAAATCAATATAATGGTATTGACGTATGTATTTTAGGGGTTGGAGTAGATGGACATATTGGATTAAACTATCCTGCGGATACAATAATTCCAGAGGCTCACATTGTACCTGCTCATTATCTAACTCATTCTATGCTTAATAAAGCTCAAGAAAAACCTACACACGGTTATACACTTGGGTTCAAGGAAATATTAAATTCAAAAGAAATTATTTTAATAGTAAAGGGGACATCAAAGAAAGAGACGTTAAAATTGTTATTGAAAGGTGAAATTACCACCCATTTTCCAGCATCTTTGCTATTATTATCAAAGAATTTTACAGTATATTGTGATAAGGATGCGTATGGGGAATAG
- a CDS encoding saccharopine dehydrogenase NADP-binding domain-containing protein, whose amino-acid sequence MKNKILIYGAYGYTGLLILDECIKQQLPIIIAGRNETKLKEVSQKYNIEYRAFSIDNVNDIVNNLDNIHVVIHSAGPFQYTAKNMVLACLEAGTHYIDITGEIDVFEWIATKDSEAKAKNIMLLPGSGYDVVPSDCLASYLKSLLPDATHLSLAFYTTGRPSHGTMLTAIESMGKGGQIRKDGKLLSVPPAYKKIKINFGEETKLCVTIPWGDVSTAYYSTQIPNIEVYMAISKGMSFMLQGIKVTQNIIGTEPIQNFLKNRIPEGGPSSEERAKNIALLWGEVKNEKGICKKAGMKTPDGYDLTASSSVLIAKKILNNDYKSGFQTPSLAYGYNLALELPNVKRWDINE is encoded by the coding sequence ATGAAGAACAAGATTTTAATATACGGTGCCTATGGATATACAGGTTTGTTAATTCTTGATGAATGCATAAAACAGCAATTACCCATTATTATTGCAGGAAGAAATGAGACCAAATTAAAAGAAGTTTCTCAAAAATACAATATAGAATATCGTGCTTTTTCTATTGATAATGTAAACGATATTGTAAATAATTTAGACAATATCCATGTCGTTATTCATTCCGCAGGACCATTTCAATATACTGCAAAAAATATGGTATTAGCATGTCTTGAAGCAGGAACACATTATATTGATATTACGGGAGAAATTGATGTATTTGAATGGATTGCAACCAAAGATTCGGAGGCAAAGGCTAAAAACATTATGCTCCTACCAGGCAGTGGTTATGATGTTGTCCCCAGCGATTGTCTTGCCTCTTATCTTAAATCATTATTACCCGATGCAACCCATTTGTCTCTTGCATTTTATACCACGGGGCGTCCATCCCATGGAACAATGTTAACTGCAATTGAAAGCATGGGAAAAGGTGGACAAATAAGAAAAGATGGCAAACTTCTATCTGTCCCACCTGCCTACAAAAAAATAAAAATTAACTTTGGTGAAGAAACAAAACTATGTGTAACTATCCCATGGGGTGATGTAAGTACTGCATATTACTCCACACAAATTCCCAATATAGAAGTTTATATGGCTATATCTAAAGGGATGAGTTTTATGTTGCAGGGAATTAAAGTAACACAAAACATTATAGGGACAGAACCAATACAAAATTTCCTAAAGAACCGTATTCCCGAAGGAGGTCCATCCTCAGAAGAAAGAGCAAAAAATATTGCCCTCTTATGGGGAGAAGTTAAAAATGAGAAAGGTATTTGTAAAAAAGCTGGGATGAAAACACCTGATGGCTATGACCTGACTGCAAGTTCAAGTGTCCTTATTGCTAAAAAAATATTAAACAATGACTATAAATCAGGTTTTCAAACACCTTCCCTTGCCTATGGCTATAACCTTGCATTAGAACTACCCAATGTTAAACGTTGGGACATTAACGAATAA
- a CDS encoding FAD-dependent oxidoreductase, translating into MERNYRIAIIGSGPSGFFSAEHLLRLNPNCEVDMYERYPDPFGLVRRGVAPDSQNIRNVSKAFDEIAKNPRFIYFGNVDVGIDVSLNELRPFYDAIILACGMETSQRLGIPGEDLYGSYTASSIVGWYNCHPVYQSLDIKLDRERVFIIGMGNVAIDVARILTRPIEELKGTDISDNALETLKTSKIKEIYIVGRRGPAQVKFKENELLTLGEIGETDILINPEELILNEASDEEVKASPSLQRIMDILKRFSETKPTRKRRIYFLFLRTPIRIEGQGRVERVLFEKNVLEGMPNKQKATGSGEIEVHECDYIISSIGYRGNKFPGVPYDEMKGIIPNIAGRVVKEGTVIHGLYVTGWIKRGPVGLIGNNKPDSLETVKNLLADLPTLPLCEYPQRNNLIQYLKDKDIKFITYEEWKKLDQYELEQGEKEGKVRKRLCDVEEMLKLLNKVR; encoded by the coding sequence ATGGAAAGGAATTATCGAATAGCAATTATAGGTAGTGGTCCAAGTGGATTTTTCTCTGCGGAACATCTTTTAAGGTTGAATCCTAATTGTGAAGTGGATATGTATGAACGCTATCCAGACCCTTTTGGACTTGTTAGACGAGGTGTTGCTCCAGATAGTCAAAACATTAGAAATGTCTCTAAAGCCTTTGACGAAATTGCAAAGAATCCCAGATTTATTTATTTTGGCAATGTTGATGTTGGGATAGATGTATCCTTAAATGAGTTACGTCCATTTTATGACGCAATAATCCTTGCTTGTGGGATGGAAACCAGTCAACGGCTTGGGATACCTGGAGAAGATTTGTATGGTTCTTATACTGCGAGCTCGATAGTTGGATGGTATAATTGTCATCCTGTATATCAATCTTTAGATATAAAACTTGATAGGGAACGTGTATTTATTATCGGTATGGGCAATGTAGCAATTGATGTGGCACGAATATTAACCAGACCAATAGAAGAACTTAAAGGGACAGATATTTCAGATAATGCATTGGAAACATTGAAAACAAGTAAGATTAAAGAAATATATATTGTTGGACGTAGAGGACCTGCACAAGTAAAATTTAAGGAAAATGAATTATTAACGTTAGGAGAAATAGGAGAAACTGATATATTAATTAATCCTGAAGAATTAATCTTAAACGAAGCCAGCGATGAAGAAGTAAAAGCAAGTCCATCATTACAAAGAATTATGGATATACTTAAAAGATTTTCTGAGACCAAACCAACAAGAAAAAGAAGGATATATTTCCTCTTTCTAAGAACACCTATACGAATTGAAGGGCAGGGGAGAGTTGAAAGAGTTCTATTTGAAAAAAATGTTTTGGAAGGTATGCCCAATAAGCAAAAAGCAACTGGCAGTGGGGAAATAGAGGTTCATGAGTGTGATTATATTATTTCGAGTATTGGTTATAGAGGAAATAAATTTCCAGGAGTCCCTTATGATGAAATGAAAGGAATTATACCTAACATTGCTGGCAGGGTTGTTAAAGAAGGAACAGTTATACATGGCTTATATGTAACAGGATGGATTAAACGAGGTCCAGTAGGATTGATTGGAAATAATAAACCTGACAGTTTGGAAACAGTTAAAAATTTATTGGCAGACCTACCTACACTACCGTTATGTGAGTATCCACAACGGAACAATCTTATCCAATATTTAAAAGATAAAGATATTAAATTTATAACTTATGAGGAATGGAAAAAATTAGACCAATATGAACTTGAACAGGGAGAGAAAGAAGGTAAAGTTCGAAAGCGTCTTTGTGACGTGGAAGAAATGCTAAAATTATTAAATAAAGTAAGATAG
- a CDS encoding flavodoxin has protein sequence MKILILYGTTTGNTAYVAEIIASAIKGHNIDIKNVCSFDVEELQTYDFIIMGTPTWANGEIQKDWKNFLPKLNEQMLKNKIIALFGLGDSALFPDQFASGIRELYDKIITCKAEIIGFCDIEGYKFNDSKAVVDGKFCGLIIDQDNESNMTVDRVYNWTKNLFTEIDKREERD, from the coding sequence ATGAAAATATTAATATTATATGGAACTACAACAGGAAATACTGCATATGTCGCAGAAATTATTGCCTCAGCAATAAAAGGGCATAATATTGATATAAAAAATGTCTGTTCCTTTGATGTGGAAGAATTACAAACATACGATTTTATAATCATGGGGACGCCAACATGGGCTAATGGTGAAATACAGAAAGATTGGAAAAACTTTCTTCCGAAATTAAATGAACAAATGCTGAAAAATAAAATTATTGCATTGTTTGGATTAGGAGATAGTGCTTTATTTCCTGACCAATTTGCGAGTGGTATACGAGAATTATATGACAAAATAATCACTTGTAAGGCTGAAATTATTGGCTTTTGTGATATAGAAGGCTATAAATTTAATGATTCAAAGGCTGTTGTAGATGGGAAATTTTGCGGGCTAATCATTGATCAGGATAATGAGAGTAACATGACGGTTGATAGAGTATACAACTGGACTAAAAATCTTTTCACAGAGATTGACAAGAGAGAAGAGAGGGATTAA
- a CDS encoding NADH-dependent [FeFe] hydrogenase, group A6, with amino-acid sequence MNKPKIKEVKTINIKIDDRDVSVPEGTTVMEAAEKIGIQIPRLCYHPDLSLQGSCRVCIVEVKGFDFYMTSCSTKVWEGMEIKTNSPEIRRARRDIVELLLDNHPQDCQTCERDGNCELQNLSYSLGVRERLFSGERKRFPEDKRSKSVVRVPEKCILCGRCVRVCAEVQGVYNLSQHGRGFNTQVMPAHGSAMDESVCIQCGQCIMVCPVAAFIEQSHTEKVWNALADPKKHVVIQTAPSIRAAIGEGFGMEPGTPATGKMVTALRLLGFDAIFDTNFGADLTIVEEATEFLKRIQKKERLPLLTSCSPGWINFLEKFYPEMIPFASTCRSPMSMTSVLLKTYYAEKIKKDPKDVFVVAVMPCVAKKYEADRDEHKMADGTPYTDAVLTTRELIWMIKCYGIDLKDLPDSEFDNPLGESSGAADIFGTTGGVMEAALRMACEVLTGLPPEKMEFTDVRAVEGLRETEVTFGNYKINVAVSNGLTNAKTILNRIISGEKQYHIVEIMACPGGCIGGGGQPYPPEGYHFLDPELLAKRAQALYKIDSNKNIRSSNHNPSIQQVYREFLGAPGSERAHQLLHTHYHPRLPRGIR; translated from the coding sequence ATGAATAAACCTAAAATAAAAGAAGTAAAAACGATAAATATAAAGATTGATGATAGAGACGTGTCCGTTCCTGAAGGAACAACCGTCATGGAAGCGGCGGAAAAGATTGGGATTCAGATACCTCGTTTATGCTACCACCCCGATTTAAGTTTACAGGGCTCCTGTCGTGTATGTATTGTTGAGGTTAAGGGTTTTGATTTTTACATGACTTCCTGTAGTACAAAGGTATGGGAAGGAATGGAGATTAAGACGAACAGCCCTGAAATTCGTCGAGCAAGAAGAGATATTGTTGAATTACTATTAGACAACCATCCACAAGATTGCCAGACCTGTGAACGGGATGGGAATTGTGAACTTCAAAATTTGTCTTATTCGTTAGGTGTTCGTGAAAGGTTGTTTTCTGGAGAACGAAAGCGTTTTCCAGAAGATAAAAGAAGTAAATCTGTTGTTCGAGTTCCAGAAAAATGTATTTTATGTGGACGGTGTGTCCGTGTTTGTGCGGAAGTTCAAGGGGTCTATAATTTAAGTCAACATGGAAGAGGTTTTAATACCCAAGTGATGCCTGCACATGGTTCAGCCATGGATGAATCTGTATGTATCCAGTGCGGGCAATGTATAATGGTATGCCCTGTAGCCGCTTTCATAGAACAATCCCATACGGAGAAGGTATGGAATGCGTTGGCAGACCCGAAGAAACATGTTGTCATACAAACAGCGCCTTCCATTCGTGCGGCGATAGGTGAAGGTTTTGGTATGGAGCCTGGAACTCCGGCCACTGGAAAAATGGTAACTGCACTCCGCTTACTTGGTTTTGATGCTATTTTTGATACAAATTTTGGAGCGGATTTAACAATAGTCGAAGAAGCCACTGAGTTTTTGAAGAGAATACAGAAAAAAGAAAGACTTCCTCTTTTAACAAGTTGTTCGCCTGGATGGATAAACTTTTTAGAAAAATTTTATCCTGAGATGATTCCCTTTGCATCAACTTGCAGAAGCCCTATGAGTATGACTTCTGTTCTATTAAAAACATATTATGCGGAGAAGATAAAGAAAGACCCGAAAGATGTTTTTGTTGTAGCGGTGATGCCCTGCGTTGCTAAAAAGTATGAGGCAGACCGAGATGAGCATAAGATGGCTGATGGTACACCATATACAGATGCTGTTTTGACTACTCGGGAACTCATTTGGATGATAAAATGTTACGGAATTGATTTAAAAGATTTACCCGATAGTGAATTTGATAACCCCTTAGGCGAGTCCAGTGGTGCGGCTGATATTTTCGGCACAACTGGAGGTGTTATGGAAGCGGCATTACGAATGGCATGTGAAGTTCTAACTGGATTACCTCCGGAAAAGATGGAATTTACAGATGTTCGTGCTGTAGAAGGCTTAAGAGAAACAGAGGTTACATTTGGCAATTATAAGATTAATGTTGCGGTTTCTAACGGTTTAACAAATGCCAAAACGATTTTAAACAGAATCATATCAGGTGAAAAACAATACCATATTGTAGAGATTATGGCATGTCCGGGGGGATGTATTGGTGGTGGGGGACAACCTTATCCACCTGAAGGTTATCATTTCCTTGACCCTGAACTTTTAGCCAAAAGGGCACAGGCTCTGTATAAGATAGATAGTAATAAGAATATACGAAGTTCAAATCATAATCCATCAATTCAGCAGGTATATAGGGAATTTTTGGGAGCCCCAGGCAGTGAACGGGCTCACCAATTGTTACATACACACTACCACCCCAGATTACCGAGAGGAATACGATAA
- the nuoE gene encoding NADH-quinone oxidoreductase subunit NuoE, with protein sequence MCAHQNIQQTTDNWKEVEEFAKKALPEHIVEFIEECKKEDNPESKLIKILQLVQEHYGFLGKTQMDAVAQLLQVPMAKVSGVATFYHFFRLVPRGKYLIRVCLGTACYVKGAERVVDKLREELGIQFGETTKDGLFSLEGTRCLGCCGLAPVVEINEEIFGQVTPDKIPAILERYSEKETEAQ encoded by the coding sequence ATGTGTGCACATCAAAATATCCAACAAACAACAGATAATTGGAAGGAAGTTGAAGAATTTGCCAAAAAGGCACTTCCAGAACATATTGTTGAATTTATTGAAGAATGTAAAAAAGAAGACAATCCGGAAAGTAAATTAATCAAGATACTCCAATTGGTTCAGGAACATTATGGTTTTCTTGGAAAAACACAAATGGATGCGGTTGCCCAATTATTACAGGTACCCATGGCAAAAGTATCTGGAGTTGCTACCTTTTACCACTTTTTCCGTCTTGTTCCCCGAGGAAAATATCTTATTCGTGTTTGCCTTGGTACAGCCTGTTATGTAAAAGGAGCAGAACGGGTTGTAGATAAATTAAGAGAGGAACTCGGAATACAATTTGGAGAAACTACCAAAGATGGGTTATTCTCTCTTGAAGGAACACGATGCTTGGGATGTTGTGGTTTAGCACCTGTTGTCGAAATTAATGAGGAAATATTTGGACAAGTAACGCCAGACAAAATTCCTGCAATCCTTGAACGTTATTCTGAAAAAGAAACCGAGGCACAATAG